CTAATCTAAAACTTGAAGAAAAACCTTCCTACGATGTACGCATTCTCAACCATTGGGACAATCTCGACGGAACCATTGAACGTGGTTATGCCGGTCATTCGCTTTGGAAGTGGGAAGACTTGCCTAATAAACTTTCGCCGAGATACGAAGAATATGCAAGAGCCAACGCATCCATAGGAATCAATGCGGCGGTTTTTAATAATGTGAATGCTTCACCGAATATGCTTCGTGAAGATTATCTTAAAAAAGTTAAAGCTTTAGCCGATATTTTCAGGCCTTACGGTATCAAAGTTTATCTTTCCGTTAATTTTTCTTCACCAAAAGTTTTAGGCGGATTGGAAAATTCAGATCCATTGAATAAAGATGTTCAGAAATGGTGGAAAGATAAGGCTGCAGAAATTTATAAATTAATTCCTGATTTTGGAGGATTTCTGGTGAAAGCCAATTCTGAAGGGCAGCCCGGGCCGCAGGATTACGGAAGAACCCATGCAGACGGAGCGAATATGATGGCCGATGTCCTGAAACCTTATGGCGGAATTGTGATGTGGAGGGCATTTGTGTACAGTCCGAGTAAAGATGACAGGGCAAAACAGGCTTATTTGGAGTTTGTTCCCTTAGACGGACAATTCAGGGATAATGTGATTATTCAGATTAAAAACGGACCGGTTGATTTCCAGCCGAGAGAAGCTTTCAACCCGCTTTTCGGAGCATTGAGGAAGACTTCGGAAATGGCCGAATTTCAGATTACTCAGGAATATTTAGGACAGGCCAATCATCTGGTTTATCTTGCGCCGTTATTCAAAGAAACGTTGGACAGTGATACTTTTTCGGACGGAAAAGGTTCTACGATTGCTAAAATCACGGACGGAACATTGAGATCTGCAAAACTGACGGCTATTTCCGCCGTTGCCAATATCGGAGAAGATACAAACTGGACGGGACATCACTTTGCACAGGCCAATTGGTACGCTTTCGGACGCTTGGCCTGGAATCACGATTTAACCTCAGAACAGATTGCAGATGAATGGATTAAAATGACTTTTACGGATAATAAAAACTTCGTAAATCCGGTCAAAGAAATAATGCTTACTTCACGCGAAACTTCCATAGATTATATGATGCCGCTTGGTCTTCATCACATTTTTGCTGGCGGTCACCATTACGGTCCGGAACCGTGGGGTGATTACAAAGGCGGAAGACCCGACTGGTCGCCGGTGTATTATCATCAGGCGAACGCAGAAGGAATCGGATTCGATAGAACAAAAACGGGAAGCAATGCCGTTTCGCAGTATTTTCCGCCGCTTAACGAAATCTATAATAACATTAAAACGACCCCTGAAAACCTGATTCTATGGTTCCATCACGTTCCTTGGGATTACAAGATGAAAGACGGAAAAACGCTTTGGGAGGAGTTGTGTTACAAATATGATTTGGGTGTTCACGAAGTGAGAGATTATCAGAAAGTCTGGGACAAAATGCAACCTTATACTGATCAGCAAAGATTCTCTGAGGTTCAGGATAAACTGAAAATTCAGGCAAAGGATGCCGTTTGGTGGAAAGATGCGTGTTTACTCTATTTTCAGACATTTTCCAAAAGACCAATTCCGTCTGATATTGAAAAACCTGTTCACCAGCTTGAAGATCTAAAGAAAATCAAGCTCAATATGGGACATCACAATTAATCAACCTAATTAAATTTAAACAAATAACTTTCTAAATCTTTTTGATACAGGAAGTTGTTTGTTTTGTTATTTAAGTGTAAATTTAACACTTAAATAAAATTAACAATATAATCTATGAAATTTTTTATTGACACTGCCAATCTTGATCAGATAAGAGAAGCTCAGGATCTGGGAATTCTTGATGGCGTTACCACCAATCCGTCCCTGATGGCAAAAGAAGGAATCAGCGGAAAAGAAGCTATTTTGCAGCATTACAAAGACATTTGTGAAATTGTAGACGGGGATATTTCGGCAGAAGTTCTCTCCACGACTTATGAAGAAATGATCAAAGAAGGCGAGGAATTGGCAGCCATCCATCCGAATATCGTGGTAAAAGTTCCCATCATCAAAGACGGAATCAAGGCAATCAAATATTTTTCCCAAAAAGGGATCCGTACCAATTGTACATTAATTTTCTCCGCAGGACAGGCACTTTTAGCGGCAAAAGCAGGAGCAACTTATGTTTCTCCATTTTTAGGAAGATTAGATGATGTTTCCACAGATGGTCTTCATTTAATCCAGGAAATCAGGACCATTTTCGATAATTATGGATATGAAACTGAGATTTTGGCAGCATCTGTTCGTCACTCGATGCACATCATCAACTGCGCAAAAGTTGGTGCCGATGTCGTAACTTGTCCTTTGCCTCCGATTTTGTCACTGCTGAAGCATCCTTTAACGGATTCTGGCTTGGAGCAGTTCATCAAAGATTCACAAAAAATGCAATAAAATTATGCACGATATTCAAAAATTAAAAAATATTGCTTCGCAGGTGCGCAGAGATATTGTAAGAATGGTTCACGCCTGCCAGTCGGGCCATCCGGGCGGTTCATTAGGATGTACAGATTTTCTCGTAGCTCTTTATTTTGATGCGATGAAGAGAAAAGAGGGATTTGATATGACAGGAAAAGGTGAAGATGTCTTTTATCTTTCCAACGGCCATATTTCTCCTGTCTTTTACAGTGTTTTGGCGCACGCAGGCTATTTCGACAAATCTGAGCTGGCAACTTTCAGAAAACTGAATTCCAGATTGCAGGGACATCCGACAACGCACGAGCATCTTCCCGGAGTTCGTATTGCTTCCGGTTCGCTTGGACAGGGATTGTCTGTGGCAGTCGGTCACGCAGTTGGAAAGAAATTAGATAAAGACCCGAATCTTGTTTTCAGTCTTCACGGTGATGGTGAATTGCAGGAAGGCCAAAACTGGGAAGCGATTATGTATGCCTCTCACAACAGAGTTGACAATCTCATCGCCACCGTAGATTATAACGGACAGCAAATTGACGGTCCAACTTCCAAAGTTCTTTCTCTCGGAAATCTTAAAACTAAGTTTGAAGCCTTTGACTGGAAAGTTCTTGAGGTAGAAAACGGAAATGATATGGAAGAAATTCTGAAAGTTCTGGACGAAGCCAAATCTTTGACCGGGAAAGGTCAGCCGATTTGTATTCTTCTGAAAACAGAAATGGGTTGCGGTGTCGATTATATGATGGGAACTCACGCGTGGCACGGAAAAGCACCGAATGACGAACAATTACAAAAAGCTTTAGATCAACTCGAAGAAACTTTAGGCGATTATTAATTCGTTGTTGGTTGATTGTTTTTAGTTGATAGAAAACAAATTAATGTCTACAATCTACTTCAACTTCTGACAACCATCAACTGACAACCATCAACAGATAAAACAATGAAAAAATATACCTACACAGAAAAAAAAGACACCCGAAGCGGTTTTGGAGCAGGAATGGCAGAATTGGCCGATAAAAATCCCAACGTTGTCGGACTTTGTGCGGATCTTATCGGTTCCTTAAAATTTGAAAAATTCATCGAAAAAGCACCGGAAAGATTTTTCCAAATCGGAATTGCAGAAGCCAATATGATTGGAATGGCAGCAGGTCTGGCAACGGAAGACAAAATTCCGTTTACCGGAACTTTCGCTAACTTTTCTACTGGAAGAGTGTACGATCAGATTCGTCAGTCGGTGGCTTACTCAGGGAAGAATGTGAAAATTTGTGCTTCTCACGCGGGTTTAACTTTAGGTGAAGATGGTGCAACACATCAAATTCTTGAAGATATTGGATTGATGAAAATGCTTCCCGGAATGACTGTCATCAACACCTGTGATTACAACCAGACGAAAGCGGCAACCATTGCCATTGCAGATTACGAAGGTCCGGTTTATCTACGTTTTGGACGTCCCGTGATTCCTGTTTTTACTGATGAAAATCAAACATTCGAAATCGGAAAAGCGTGGATGGTAAATGAAGGAAAAGATGTTACGATCGTTGCAACAGGGCATTTGGTTTGGGAAGCCATTAAAGCCGGAGAAATTCTGGAAGAACAGGGCATCGATGCGGAAATTATTAATATTCATACCATTAAACCTTTAGATGCTGAAGCAATTCTTAATTCCGTTAAAAAGACGGGCTGTGTAGTAACTGCGGAAGAACACAATAGACTAGGCGGATTGGGCGACAGCGTTGCACAGCTTCTGATTACAGAATATCTTGCACCTCAGGAATATGTTGCCGTAAACGACAGTTTCGGGGAAAGCGGAACTCCTGATCAACTGATGGAAAAATACGGATTAACTGCGAATGATATCGTGGCAGCGGTGAAAAAAGTGATGAGCAGAAAATCAGAAAACCTGTAATATTGCATTGTTAGAAAATGCGTGTATTACCACAAGGAACACAAAGTTTGCATAAAGGTCACAAGTTTTATGCTCCTTGTGAATCTCTTTGTGCTCTTAGTGGTTAAAAAGAAAGTAATCGGCACAGAAAAAGAGGAAGGGCTATCAGTATGAAGCCCGTCACTTCTCCGATTGAGCAGGACAGTCACCTGAACAGAAAACCGTAACTTTAATCAAAATTTTAAAATTTAAACTTTCCCATCAAAATATAATTTGCAGATTTTATGCAGGAGAAATTAATCAATTATACCAAAGAGGCTTTTCAAACAGCTTTTAGCTCAGACGCGGAACGGATTTTCCTCGCTCCGGGAAGAATCAATATCATCGGAGAACACGTCGATTACAGCGATGGTTTTGTGCTTCCGGCTGCCATTGATAAGCACATTTGCTTTGCCGTAAAAAAAACGGATGATTCTACAATTTCTTTTTTTGCCAAAGATTTCAATGATTCTTTCAGTTTTGATGTTAATGAAAAACAGTTTCCGGTCTCGCAGACGTGGGTCAATTATTTGTTGGGCGTTTTTAATGTCATTCAGGAATCGGGAAAAGAAGTCGGAGGTTTGCAGATTGCTTTCAGTAGTACGATTCCGATGGGTTCAGGTCTGTCATCATCGGCAGCTTTGGAATGTGGTTTTGCTTATATTCTCAACGAAATTTTCGATTTACATTTAAACAAAAAAGAAATAGCAGTCATTGGTCAGAAATCCGAACATACTTTTGTAGGCGTAAAATGCGGAATTATGGACCAATTTTCGTCAGTCTTCGGAAAAGAGCATAAAGTGATTATGCTCGATTGCAACTCTTTGGAACATCAGTATTTTGAAGCCAATATTGATGGTTACAGTTTGGTTCTTTTTGACAGTTGCGTTAAACATACCCATCTTACTTCCGGTTACAACGATCGAAGGAGAGATGTTGACAACGGTAAAAAAATATTATCGGAAAAGTTTCCCGAAGTACAGAAATTCAGGGATTTCAGTTTTGAAATGCTGGATGAAGTAAGAGGAGAAATGGGCGAGACGTCATACAAAAGATGTTTTTACCTTTTGAAAGAAATAAAAAGGGTAGAGCGGGCCGCAAAAGCTTTATCAGGAGGTGATGTAGAATATCTTGGTCAACTTTTGAACGAAACCCATTCCGGACTTTCGACAGAATTTGAAGTAAGCTGTGATGAGCTCGACTTTATGGTTGAGGAAACTTTAAAGGAGGAAGGCGTTTTAGGAGCAAGAATTATGGGTGGCGGTTTTGGCGGCTGCAGTATTAACCTTATTAAAGATGAAAATGTTGATGAAGTTATTGACCATATCAGTGCTCAATATAAACAGGCTTACAACATCGAAATGAAAGTCTACAGAGTAAAAATATCGGACGGAATTAATGAATACCTTAGAAATGAAATCGTCATTTAATCAAAAAAATCATCCTCACAGAAGATATAATCCGCTTTTGGATGAGTGGATTCTGGTTTCTCCGCAACGGGCGAATCGACCTTGGCAGGGACAGACCGAAAAAACTTTACAGGAACAGCTTCCAGCTCACGACCCGAATTGTTATTTGTGTTCAGGAAATGTTCGTGTTAATGGCGAAAGAAATCCAGATTACAAAGGTGTCTATGTTTTTGATAATGATTTCGGTTCTCTGATGAAAGATGATGTTGAATTTTCTGAGGAGACTTCAGATTTCTTTTTATTAAAGCCTGAACGAGGGATCAACCGTGTTATTTGCTTTTCAGAAAATCACAGTCTTACGTTGCCTGAAATGGAAGTTGGTGACATTAAAAAAGTTGTTGATGTATGGCAGAAACAATATGAAGAGTTAGGAAATCTGGATTATATCAATCACGTTCAGATTTTTGAGAATAAAGGTCAGGTGATGGGATGCAGTAATCCGCATCCGCACGGTCAGATCTGGGCGCAATCTTCAATTCCATCTATTGTGTCGAAAGCACAGGAAAATCTTAAAAAATATTTTGACAAAAACGGAACTTCACTCTTGGAAGATTACGTAAAAAAAGAGTTGGAAATTAATGAAAGAATTATTCTTGAAAATGAGGATTTTGTTGCATTAGTTCCTTTCTGGGCAGTCTGGCCTTACGAAACGATGGTCGTGAGCAAAAGAAAGATTGAAAATCTGATTGAGTTTTCTGAAGAAGAAAAGCATTCTTTGGCATCAATAATAAAAGATGTAACCACGAAATACGACAATCTTTTTGAAATTTCATTTCCGTATTCAGCCGGAATTCATCAGTCGCCAACCGATGGAAAACCTTATCCGGAGTGGCATTTTCATATGCATTTTTATCCGCCATTGCTGAGAAGTGCGGAAGTGAAAAAGTTTATGGTTGGCTATGAAATGCTTGCTGAAGCTCAACGTGATATTACGCCGGAGCAAAGTGCAGAGATTTTGAAACGTCTTCCTATAATTCATTATAAAAACAGATAATTCTTATCATTTATATTATTATATTAGATCGTTATACTTGATGGTCACTTTGACACAAAACTGAAATTTTGACAGTATGTATGAAAAAAAATCATGTTTTTTGAATTGGTATTTTTTTTGAATCTGATTTTTCAAACAGCTGGCCAGCTGAGATTTAAGTAATAAATTGTTTAACTTTAAAAAAGCATTATTATGAATCTTATTAAGAAAAATTGGAGCAACATGCCAGGAGTTCCAAATCTTTTTGATGATTTTTTTAATCGTGAACTTTTTAATTGGGGGAACAATAATTATTCATCTACAAGCACTACTGTTCCTTCAGTCAATATTGTAGAAAATGCCGATACTTACCAGGTACAGGTAGCGGCTCCGGGTATGGAGAAGAATGATTTTGAAATTAAACTTGATGGACAGCTTCTGACTATTTCTTCCTCTAAACAAGATAGTAACGAAAGCCAGGATGGAAATTATACCCGACGGGAATTCAGTTATCAGTCATTTCAGAGAAGTTTTGAATTGCCAAAAGATGTTGTCGATCAGGAAAATATTCAAGCCAAATATGAAAATGGTTTATTGATGTTGACCATTCCTAAAAAGGAAGAGGCCAAACAAAAACCTCCAAGGTTAATTGAAATAAATTAATTGTCTTAGATCCTATCGAAAAACAAGCCTCAATGCGGGGCTTGTTTTCATAAAATCATAGAGTATATATTTATTATACTTTTCATTCTGTATGATTTTGCTAACTGATATAGCCTCATTAAAGTAGCAATTTGCTGCTTACCTAGTAAGACTGAATAAATATTAAATACTAACGCTATAATACTGAAAATATGCTTTGGACAGTATGTGTTTTATGTATGACAACGTTGGGATTGATGTTTTTGCTGAAAAAGCTGAATCAGCCCTACCTTATTGCCTATATTATTGCGGGGATATTACTTGGTCCTCATGTATTGAAGCTTTTTACCCAGCCTGAAGAAATAGAAGTGGTTGGAGAAATAGGCATATTGCTGCTTATGTTCTTTATAGGGATGGAAATCAATATTCCTAATAAGAAAAGCTTAATTATTAAACCATTACTAGCACAAAGTATAAAAATAGTTTTAAGCTTACTTTTTGCCTATTTTATTGGAAAATTTCTTAGTCTTGATGATAAAAGTATTGTGCTCATTGCCATGCTTTTTACATTTAATAGTACTGCCGTTGTCGTTGAATTTTTAAAGAAGCACGGTACAATACATACGGCATTCGGAATTGTTATTTTGAATATTTTGCTGTTGCAGGATCTCCTTTTGGCGCCGGCTTTGACAGTTCTGAAATTTTGGAGTGGTGAAAAATATAATTTTTTTAGCTTTATATTACCCTTGGCTGTATGCTTAGCTATTTTCTTTATTTTCAGAAAGATCAGACATATCAGGGAAATTAATTTTTCATATTCTTTTTTAGAGAATGATCATGATTTACAGGTTTTTTCAGGGCTTTTTATTTGTCTCGGATTCGGGGTTTTAGCGGAAGCTATCGGTATGAGTGCCGCATTGGGAAGCTTTATTGCCGGTGTTTTGGTGGGAAAGATGAAAGCTTTTCACTGGCTTGAGCATTCTTTACTGCCTTTTAAGGTTTTCTTTGTTTCATTATTCTTTGTATCCATTGGTCTTCGTATGGATATTCCTTATCTTATATCCAATTATAAACTTATTGTTTTAGGTACGATAGTGGTACTGATCAGTAACAGTATTATGTCTGCTGTTTTTTTCAGGTTTTTAAACTTTAAATGGAAGGATAGTCTTTACGGGGGTGCATTACTTTCGCAAACGGGAGAGTTTGGGATTCTTGCCTTATCTATTGCTTATAAAACAAATATTGTTGAATACGAGCTTTATAAAGCCGGACTGGGAATTACCTGTTTATCTCTGCTTTTTTCCACTATATGGATCAGTATCGGAACAATTTTTAAAGGGCATAAGAACATTATTAATAAAGATAATGTTGGCGCACATTTTAAGCATTATTAGCTTACTTGTAAAAACTGTTCCTGTCATAAATACTGATCGTGTAAAAGTTTTAAATATTTACCGAAGGTTCACCTGAAGCAATTGTATAGGCCTCTTTTAGTACTTCCGAATAAGTAGGATGGGCATAGCAGATTGAGGCCATATCTTTTGCCGTAATTTCAAATTCCAAACCGGTAACTGCTTGGGCTATTAAATCGGCAGCTCTTGCACCTATTATATGCACTCCTAAAAGTTCTCCATATTTAGGATCAGAAAGTACTTTTACAAAACCATCCGTTTCCATTCCTGCTCTGGCTCTGGCATTCACTGCGAACGGAAATTTACCGACATTATATTCTAATCCACGCTTTTTTAATGCTTCTTCTGTCGCTCCTATTGAAGCGACTTCTGGCCAGGTGTAAACTACTGACGGAATACGGTCATAGTCAATATGTGATTTTTGTCCATGAATTCTTTCGACAACAAATACAGCTTCTTCTTCTGCTTTGTGGGCAAGCATAGCTCCGCCAATAACATCACCAATTGCAAAAATATTTGAGGCTGTTGTCTGGAGCAGGTCGTCCACCTTGATCGTACCATTAGCATTTAATTCTACATTGGTGTTTTCTAAGCCCAGACCGATCACATACGGCTTTCTGCCGACAGCAACTAAAATATAATCGGCGGTAAGCTCCTGTTCGAGGCCTTGTTTATTTTTAAAATAGACTTTAGCTTTGTCACCATAGTTCTCTGCTTTGTAAACGGCTTCCTGAAGTTTTATTTCAACACCTTCTTTAGTTAAAATTTTAGCCAGAGTACTCCCTAATTCCTGATCCATATTGGCAATCAGATTATCGGCATATTCCAAAATAGTTACCTTGGTACCGATCCTGTTGAAAATTGAAGCCATTTCTACACCTATTACACCTCCGCCAATGATTACAATACTCTCAGGTTTTTTGTTCATAGCCAGCGCTTCTGTAGAAGTAATGATTCTTTTTTTATCGATGGTAACTCCCGGAATGGTTGCTGGTTTTGATCCTGTAGCAATAATAAACTTCTTTGATTTTATAACGGTTTCTGTTTGATCAGCATGTGAGATTTTTAAAGATTCATTGTTAAGAAAGGAACCGGAGCCTTGTAAAACTTTAATCTTATTCTTTCTCATCAAAAAATCCAGGCCTTGTGTATTTTTAGTTACCACTTCAGATTTGCGCTTGAAGACCTGTTCAAAATTGAGCCGGATATCTGAAAATTCTATACCATGATTTTGAAAAGTTTTTACAGCATCTGCATAATGATGAGTACTGTCCAATAGTGCTTTGGTAGGGATACATCCTACGTTGGTACAGGTGCCGCCCAAGGTACTGTATTTTTCGACTATAGCCGTTTTATATCCCAGTTGAGCACTTTTTATTGCTGCCACGTATCCTCCCGGACCTGATCCGATAATGGTAATATCAAATTCTTCCATTTTTTATTCTTTTCTTTTTAATATTATTAATAAAATAAACCGATCGGTCTAATCTATAGCAAAATTAAATAAAAAAATAAAACGATCGGTCTTTTTTTTAATTAGATTTTATTTGAATTATAAATAGAAGAGAATATCCAATAATATTGAACTGGTATGTCGTAAAATGTTATAAAGTGTATCAGGCAATCTCTCCTAAAGACAAAGTTATGTCTTGCAAAGAAGAGAAAGCTAGCGTTATAGTATCAGTAGTATTAATTTTCATTCAGGTTCCGGATCTGTTTATTGGAGAATTCAATAGCAGCTTTTAAGTATTTCTCTACCGTTGCAAGTTCCGTTTCAGTAAAGTCATTATACAGCTGTTTAAGATCCTCCTGCATCGTCATAAAAGCTGGTCCGATACGTTTGAATGCTTCTTCTTGGTCCAGGACTACTAAAACTTTTCTTCTGTCATCAGTTTGACGCTCACGTTTCACCAATTTGCTTTTTTCAAGTCTGTCAATCATTGCGGTTACCGCTCCCGTAGTAATGCCACTTAATTCAGCAAGCTGTCCGGCAGTCATAGAACCGTGTTGAAGAAGTAAGTCTATATATTTATGATCTGTACCGACAAGGCCGGCCTTTTGTGCAATTGCCTGATGCATGAGTACTGTAACCGTAGAGAATTCTCTGGTCAGGTTGTTAATAGTTGTCAGATGCTCAATTTGTTCTGTTTTTTTTTTGCTGTTCATAAAAATAATTTATCTTTGTCATTAAGATATTTAATGATGTTAATAATTTGCTTTACGGTAAAGATACTTAAATACTCTATTATATAAAACCAAAAATATTAATAAATGGAAATGACCAATACAACTTCACGAGCAGATAATTGGCTATATATCGCTACTGCACTTTATTTTGTAATGAACGGAGCGCAATTGTGGGAAACTGCAATTATGGTTCCTGCATGGACGGCGGGACCACCTGCATCCTTATTTTTCTTTAAGACCGCTTATGGCTTAGATTTCAAGCTTTTTTGGATAATAGTTCATTCTATTCATGAGATCTTTCTGCTATTAGCTCTTTTTTTTAATTGGCGTTTCAAACAGAGACGAAACGCTATGTTATTTTTATTGCTTATCCATATAGGTTTAAGAGTCTGGACTTTACAGTATTTCGCACCTACTTTGATGTCATTTATGGCCATGAAAGTCAGACCGGTTGTAGATCCCGGCTTATTGAAAGAAGCAATAGCTTGGAAAAACTTTAATTATGTACGTGTTGGGTTATATATATTGGTAAATATAGGTTATGTATATATTTCAAAACTTAAAACGGATGATGGATCTAAAAAAATGTATCATGAATAATAAGAAAGTAATGATTGTTGGAGCCGGAATTGCCGGTCCGGCATTAGCAATTGAACTGCTTAAAAAAGGAGCTTGGGTAACAATTATTGAAGCCCGTTCCAGGGAAGAAATGACAGAGGGGCTGTTCTTAGGAATATCACCAAATGGATTGAATGTCCTTGCTAATCTTATTGATATTTCCAGGATCTATGATGAATATGTTCCCGGAACACTTCGTTTTTACAATTCGAAAGCAAAA
Above is a genomic segment from Chryseobacterium geocarposphaerae containing:
- a CDS encoding alpha-glucuronidase codes for the protein MQHFRHYILLFLILPLIAFAEDGSQLWLRYPVNPKPRNIVNSNSKSPTIEIAKKELNQHWAGQAIDLKIDRFPENFKDGYKIVSTPKKISVLAKTDLGLLYGSYHLLNLQQQKTNFSNLKLEEKPSYDVRILNHWDNLDGTIERGYAGHSLWKWEDLPNKLSPRYEEYARANASIGINAAVFNNVNASPNMLREDYLKKVKALADIFRPYGIKVYLSVNFSSPKVLGGLENSDPLNKDVQKWWKDKAAEIYKLIPDFGGFLVKANSEGQPGPQDYGRTHADGANMMADVLKPYGGIVMWRAFVYSPSKDDRAKQAYLEFVPLDGQFRDNVIIQIKNGPVDFQPREAFNPLFGALRKTSEMAEFQITQEYLGQANHLVYLAPLFKETLDSDTFSDGKGSTIAKITDGTLRSAKLTAISAVANIGEDTNWTGHHFAQANWYAFGRLAWNHDLTSEQIADEWIKMTFTDNKNFVNPVKEIMLTSRETSIDYMMPLGLHHIFAGGHHYGPEPWGDYKGGRPDWSPVYYHQANAEGIGFDRTKTGSNAVSQYFPPLNEIYNNIKTTPENLILWFHHVPWDYKMKDGKTLWEELCYKYDLGVHEVRDYQKVWDKMQPYTDQQRFSEVQDKLKIQAKDAVWWKDACLLYFQTFSKRPIPSDIEKPVHQLEDLKKIKLNMGHHN
- the fsa gene encoding fructose-6-phosphate aldolase encodes the protein MKFFIDTANLDQIREAQDLGILDGVTTNPSLMAKEGISGKEAILQHYKDICEIVDGDISAEVLSTTYEEMIKEGEELAAIHPNIVVKVPIIKDGIKAIKYFSQKGIRTNCTLIFSAGQALLAAKAGATYVSPFLGRLDDVSTDGLHLIQEIRTIFDNYGYETEILAASVRHSMHIINCAKVGADVVTCPLPPILSLLKHPLTDSGLEQFIKDSQKMQ
- a CDS encoding transketolase, which encodes MHDIQKLKNIASQVRRDIVRMVHACQSGHPGGSLGCTDFLVALYFDAMKRKEGFDMTGKGEDVFYLSNGHISPVFYSVLAHAGYFDKSELATFRKLNSRLQGHPTTHEHLPGVRIASGSLGQGLSVAVGHAVGKKLDKDPNLVFSLHGDGELQEGQNWEAIMYASHNRVDNLIATVDYNGQQIDGPTSKVLSLGNLKTKFEAFDWKVLEVENGNDMEEILKVLDEAKSLTGKGQPICILLKTEMGCGVDYMMGTHAWHGKAPNDEQLQKALDQLEETLGDY
- a CDS encoding transketolase family protein, with product MKKYTYTEKKDTRSGFGAGMAELADKNPNVVGLCADLIGSLKFEKFIEKAPERFFQIGIAEANMIGMAAGLATEDKIPFTGTFANFSTGRVYDQIRQSVAYSGKNVKICASHAGLTLGEDGATHQILEDIGLMKMLPGMTVINTCDYNQTKAATIAIADYEGPVYLRFGRPVIPVFTDENQTFEIGKAWMVNEGKDVTIVATGHLVWEAIKAGEILEEQGIDAEIINIHTIKPLDAEAILNSVKKTGCVVTAEEHNRLGGLGDSVAQLLITEYLAPQEYVAVNDSFGESGTPDQLMEKYGLTANDIVAAVKKVMSRKSENL
- the galK gene encoding galactokinase; this encodes MQEKLINYTKEAFQTAFSSDAERIFLAPGRINIIGEHVDYSDGFVLPAAIDKHICFAVKKTDDSTISFFAKDFNDSFSFDVNEKQFPVSQTWVNYLLGVFNVIQESGKEVGGLQIAFSSTIPMGSGLSSSAALECGFAYILNEIFDLHLNKKEIAVIGQKSEHTFVGVKCGIMDQFSSVFGKEHKVIMLDCNSLEHQYFEANIDGYSLVLFDSCVKHTHLTSGYNDRRRDVDNGKKILSEKFPEVQKFRDFSFEMLDEVRGEMGETSYKRCFYLLKEIKRVERAAKALSGGDVEYLGQLLNETHSGLSTEFEVSCDELDFMVEETLKEEGVLGARIMGGGFGGCSINLIKDENVDEVIDHISAQYKQAYNIEMKVYRVKISDGINEYLRNEIVI
- a CDS encoding UDP-glucose--hexose-1-phosphate uridylyltransferase — translated: MNTLEMKSSFNQKNHPHRRYNPLLDEWILVSPQRANRPWQGQTEKTLQEQLPAHDPNCYLCSGNVRVNGERNPDYKGVYVFDNDFGSLMKDDVEFSEETSDFFLLKPERGINRVICFSENHSLTLPEMEVGDIKKVVDVWQKQYEELGNLDYINHVQIFENKGQVMGCSNPHPHGQIWAQSSIPSIVSKAQENLKKYFDKNGTSLLEDYVKKELEINERIILENEDFVALVPFWAVWPYETMVVSKRKIENLIEFSEEEKHSLASIIKDVTTKYDNLFEISFPYSAGIHQSPTDGKPYPEWHFHMHFYPPLLRSAEVKKFMVGYEMLAEAQRDITPEQSAEILKRLPIIHYKNR
- a CDS encoding Hsp20/alpha crystallin family protein; protein product: MNLIKKNWSNMPGVPNLFDDFFNRELFNWGNNNYSSTSTTVPSVNIVENADTYQVQVAAPGMEKNDFEIKLDGQLLTISSSKQDSNESQDGNYTRREFSYQSFQRSFELPKDVVDQENIQAKYENGLLMLTIPKKEEAKQKPPRLIEIN
- a CDS encoding cation:proton antiporter, with protein sequence MLWTVCVLCMTTLGLMFLLKKLNQPYLIAYIIAGILLGPHVLKLFTQPEEIEVVGEIGILLLMFFIGMEINIPNKKSLIIKPLLAQSIKIVLSLLFAYFIGKFLSLDDKSIVLIAMLFTFNSTAVVVEFLKKHGTIHTAFGIVILNILLLQDLLLAPALTVLKFWSGEKYNFFSFILPLAVCLAIFFIFRKIRHIREINFSYSFLENDHDLQVFSGLFICLGFGVLAEAIGMSAALGSFIAGVLVGKMKAFHWLEHSLLPFKVFFVSLFFVSIGLRMDIPYLISNYKLIVLGTIVVLISNSIMSAVFFRFLNFKWKDSLYGGALLSQTGEFGILALSIAYKTNIVEYELYKAGLGITCLSLLFSTIWISIGTIFKGHKNIINKDNVGAHFKHY
- the lpdA gene encoding dihydrolipoyl dehydrogenase, whose protein sequence is MEEFDITIIGSGPGGYVAAIKSAQLGYKTAIVEKYSTLGGTCTNVGCIPTKALLDSTHHYADAVKTFQNHGIEFSDIRLNFEQVFKRKSEVVTKNTQGLDFLMRKNKIKVLQGSGSFLNNESLKISHADQTETVIKSKKFIIATGSKPATIPGVTIDKKRIITSTEALAMNKKPESIVIIGGGVIGVEMASIFNRIGTKVTILEYADNLIANMDQELGSTLAKILTKEGVEIKLQEAVYKAENYGDKAKVYFKNKQGLEQELTADYILVAVGRKPYVIGLGLENTNVELNANGTIKVDDLLQTTASNIFAIGDVIGGAMLAHKAEEEAVFVVERIHGQKSHIDYDRIPSVVYTWPEVASIGATEEALKKRGLEYNVGKFPFAVNARARAGMETDGFVKVLSDPKYGELLGVHIIGARAADLIAQAVTGLEFEITAKDMASICYAHPTYSEVLKEAYTIASGEPSVNI
- a CDS encoding MarR family winged helix-turn-helix transcriptional regulator gives rise to the protein MNSKKKTEQIEHLTTINNLTREFSTVTVLMHQAIAQKAGLVGTDHKYIDLLLQHGSMTAGQLAELSGITTGAVTAMIDRLEKSKLVKRERQTDDRRKVLVVLDQEEAFKRIGPAFMTMQEDLKQLYNDFTETELATVEKYLKAAIEFSNKQIRNLNEN